The Clostridia bacterium genomic interval CAGAATGAGGCTGTCTACCGAGCTATTAGTAGTGATATTAATAATAAGGCTAGATTTGCACTTTTGAAATTAAGATTATTAAATTTGGGGCAATGCACAGGTGTGCGGAAAAATTTAGAATCCATAAAAAAAGACCTTTTAGAACGGGCTCAATTGTCTTTTGAGTTTTATCAACAAGGGGTTAATTTCCCGCGGTCAAGTTGGCAGAGATTATTGGCTTTGGAGGAAAAATATGGTGGGCAGGAAAATATTGCTTATTTGCAAAAAATTGCTGCGGAATTTGAAGAAGTAGCTAGTAAGAAATCATTATGGGAACGGGATTTAACTGTGGAAAAAGGTGATGGGGCTATTAGGCTTTATTCGGAAAAAACAAGGTAAGGGGTGGGGAAATGTCAAAAAACAGTCGTAGTGATATCCTCTTGGAAATTGAAAGGGAACGAGATCGAATTAGATATAGATTGAAAAAGTTTAAGGAAATTATTAAAGAGGTGGAAGCTAAAGAGAGGCGAGCCTATTATATTTTAGGTATGCTTCCAGCTATGGATTTGGATGAACACTGGTCCCAAGACATGTATGAAGCAAAAACAGGTTTAGGGAAATTCCTCTTGGCGAGTAAAACAAACAAGGCTGGTGTTAACGTCATTAATGAAGTTAATAAAAAAGAAGAACAAGCAAATTTCAAACAAATTAGGAATGAAGAACAGTGTCGCTATTAGGCATAATAAATATTTGTTTCGGTAATAATTAAATTAACGGGCTGGTCATGTTTTTCGCGTGGAAGCTTAGTGATCACTTGGAAATCATAGGCCAGTCCAATTTTAAGGGTTTGGGGCCTTAGTTGTGGTAGGAGTCGATCAAAGTAGCCGCCGCCATAGCCCAAGCGGTAGCCTTGCAAATCAAAAGCTAAGCCAGGTAGGAGACTGAGGTCAACTAACTCTGGTGAGGTGGGACGTAAAAAGGGAGTTTTGGGTTCCAAAATATTATATTTTTGAGGCCAAACTTCCTCAAGACTATTTAATTGTGATAAAATCAAGGTTTGTTTTTTAACTACCGGGATTAGTACCCGTTTTTTTTGTTTAAGAACACTTTTTAGAAGTGGTAAGGTATTAGGTTCGTTTTTTATGGGTAGAAAAAAGAGGATGGTTGTGGCCTTATTAAAAGCGGCTAGGCTTTTAATGTGTTGGTTAATTTGACTGCTTTTTTGTTGAATATCACTTGCTAAAAGTTTTTTTCTTTGGTTAAGCATTTGTTGACGTAATTCTGTTTTTGACATTGATTTGACCCTTTCTTTTTTTGTATATTATATCATAAGGTTCTTTTTGTGTATTAAGAAATAATAAAGTGGATATATTAGGAAAAGGAAGTACCGACGAGCTATTTCTTTCTATAGTTAAATAAAGATAAATAAAGCTTTAAAAGGGCAGGAAATGAATATTGCCTTCTTGAAAGCCCTTGACTATGATTAATAATAAATGTTAGCACTCGCTTGGGTAGAGTGCTAACAAAATAAAATATTAAGGGGGTTAAAAGTATGAATATTAAGCCTCTCGGCGACAAAGTTGTTATCAAAGCATTAGATCAGGAGGAAAAGACTAAAAGTGGTATTGTCTTACCAGATACTGCTAAAGAAAAGCCGCAACAAGGTGAAGTAGTAGCAGTTGGTTCTGGTAGAGTCTTGGAAAATGGTCAAAAGATTCCCTTGGAAGTTAATGTGGGGGATAAGGTTATTTTCTCTAAATATGCCGGGACTGATATTAAAATTGATGGTGAAGAATACTTAATTCTTAGCGAAAGAGATATTCACGCAATTATTTAAAGAATAAGGAGGGTTAGGTAAATGGCAAAAGAAATTGTGTTTAGTGAAGAGGCTAGAAAAAGTCTAGAAAAAGGTGTTGATGTTTTAGCCGAAGCGGTCAAGATTACTTTGGGGCCCAAGGGGCGTAATGTAGTTTTAGAAAGAAAGTTTGGTTCACCTACAATTACTAATGATGGTGTGACGATTGCTCGTGAAATTGATTTGGAAGATCCCTATGAAAATATGGGGGCACAATTGGTTAAAGAGGTAGCCACTAAAACAAATGATGTAGCTGGTGATGGTACTACAACCGCTACTTTATTGGCTCAGGCCATTATTCGGGAAGGATTAAAGAATGTGGCTGCTGGAGCAAATCCCATGTTTTTGAAAAAGGGAATTGAAAAGGCTGTTAATACTGTGGTTGAGGAAATTGAAAGGATTGCCAAAGCAGTTGAATCTAAAGAGGCTATTGCTCAGGTAGCATCGGTTTCTGCAGATGATCCCCAAATTGGTAATTTAATTGCCGAAGCTATGGAAATTGTCGGTAATGATGGTGTGATTACGGTAGAAGAATCACAAGGAATGGGTACTACTTTGGAAGTAGTAGAGGGAATGCAATTTGATCGGGGTTATATTTCTCCTTATATGATTACTGATACTGATAAAATGGAAGCTAATTTGGATGACCCTTATATCTTAATAACAGATAAGAAAATTGCTGCCATTCAAGATGTCCTGCCTGTTTTGGAAAAAGTGGTGCAGGCTGGTAAAGCACTTTTAATTATTGCCGAGGATGTAGAAGGGGAAGCCCTGGCTACTTTGGTAGTTAATAAATTAAGAGGTACTTTTATTTGTGTAGCGGTTAAAGCACCTGGTTTTGGGGATCGTCGTAAAGCCATGTTGGAGGATATTGCCGTTTTAACTGGTGGTCAAGTAATTAGTGAAGATGTTGGTTTGAAATTAGAAAATACAACTTTAGATATGTTAGGTCAGGCTTCTAAAGTAAAAATTACTAAAGAAGAAACTACCATTGTTGAAGGAAAAGGTAGTAAGCAAAATATTGAAGGTCGAATTGCCCAAATTCGTAAGCAGTTGGAAGAAACTACTTCTGATTTTGATCGGGAGAAATTGCAAGAGCGTTTGGCAAAATTGGCTGGTGGAGTAGCTGTAATTCAAGTAGGAGCTGCTACGGAAACTGAATTAAAAGAAAGAAAGAATCGTATGGAAGATGCTTTGGCTGCTACCCGTGCTGCGGTTGAAGAAGGTATTGTGGCTGGGGGAGGAGTAGCTTTTGTGGAAAGTTTGGCTGCTTTAGAGAAACTTACAGCTGAGGAAGCTGATGAATTAACCGGAATTAAGATTATTAAGAAGGCTTTAGAAGAACCTTTAAGGCAAATTGCTTGTAATGCCGGTATGGAAGGTTCGGTGGTTGTAGAAAAAGTAAAAACAGCCGGTAAAAAAGGTTATGGTTTTAATGCTTTAAAAGGTGTATATGAAAATATGATTGAAGCTGGTATTGTTGATCCGGCTAAGGTTACGCGTAGTGCTTTGCAAAATGCGGCTTCAATTGCTGGTTTATTATTGACAACTGAATGCTTAATTGTCGATATTCCGGAAGAGGAGGCAGCAGGTCCGGCAATGCCGCCAAATATGGGTGGTATGATGTAATTTGTAAAAGGGGTTTGATTTTTTCAAACCTCTTTTTTTTAGGGCTATTTTAGCAAATAAACTAAATAAATTTATAATTTTGGCAGGAGATTATAAAAATAATTCGAAATATATAAGTAGGCAACGATTTATAATGAAAGGAAGATTGAAAATGCAAAAAGTAATGACAGAAAATGCCGGAGTATTAGATTTTTGGATTAAGGCTGCTCCTTTCATCAATCATTTTATTCAAGCAGATATTGGGGTGGGGATTTGTGATAAAGATAAATGGCTTACTTATGTGCCAGCTCATACTTTGGATTTAAAAATTAAAGTTGGTGATCCTGTTTTATCCGCAGGAGCGGCTTATTTATCTATGTACAAAAAGGAGCGTATTGTACTCGAAGTTGATGAGAAACTTTATGGTGTTCCCTATATTGCGGTTAGTTATCCTTTTTTGGATGCTGAGGGGCAAGTTGTGGGGGCTTTGGTTACTACAGAAAATCTGGAACATCGTGAAATGTTGGTAGATATGGCTCGGGAGATTCAGGGCTTTTTGCAAAATATACAGGGTTCGGTACAGGAAATTGCTGCTGAGGCTCAGGAATTATCGTCTACTAGTCAGGAATTAAAATCGGTCACTGAAGATGCTACGGTAAAAGTAGAAGCAACCGCTGGGATTATAGATACTGTTAAACAAATTGCTAAACGTACTAATTTGATAGGTCTTAATGCTTCTATTGAAGCAGCTAGAGTGGGGGAATATGGACGGGGCTTTAATGTGGTGGCTAATGAAGTGCGTAATTTATCACAGATGACTAATAGTTCTACAGGTGAAATAGGTAGAATTATTAATTTAATTAAAGAAGCAATAATTTCTATTGATGGAGCTACGCGTATGGTTAGTGAAGTATCACAATCACAAGCTGAAAAATTAGCTGGTATTAATGTTATTTTGGAGGAGTTTGGACGAATGGCTGATACTTTGGTAAAGGCTGCAGATCGTTTGATGGAAAATAGTACGGCGAAAAGATTGTAATTATTGATGTAAGAAACCTCTTTTTTAGGGCAAACTATCCTTGAAAAGGAGGTTTTTTTATGCGTTTAAAGGATGTAATGACAGATGAAGTAATTGCGGTAGAGCCGGATGCTTCGGTATTGGAAGTGGCTTTAATTATGAAGAAAGAAAATATTGGTTCTGTGCCTATTTGTGAGGGGACTGATGTAGTAGGAATGATTACTGATCGAGATATTGTTTTACGGGTGGTTTGTGAAAAGAAGGATCCGGAAAAAGTTAAATGCCGGGAAGTGATGACTGAGCGTCTGGTGGTTGGTAAACCACAGATGAATGTCGAAACTGCTTTAGAACTAATGGGAGATGCTCAAGTGCGTCGCTTACCGGTGGTGGAAGAGGGGCACTTGGTAGGTTTTATCACTTTGGGGGCTTTGGCGGTAAATGATTATTTTAGAGATGAATCTGGGGAAGCTTTGGCGGAAATTTCCACACCTAATCGTTCTTGGTAAGTTTTCAACAGTTAAGATGGCAGGAATTTGTCTGATTGTGTAGAAGGAAAATAAAATGAGTCTATAAGAGAGGGGATAGAGAGATGGAGAAATATCACTTGGAGGCTGAACTGTTGCGTAAAAAATGCGATTGTAGTGTTTTTACTTTTGAATCAACAGCAGATATTCCCCCTCTAGAGGGTATTATTGGACAAGAGAGAGGGGTTAGGGCTTTAGAGTTTGGTTTGAAAGTAAATAAACCAGGCTATAATATTTTTATAGCTGGGGTAACGGGTACGGGGAGGAGTAGTTATACTCGTTCTTTAGTAAATGATGTAGCAGCGGTAAAAGACCGCCCTTTGGATTGGTGTTATCTTTATAATTTTGCTAATCCTGATGAACCTCTGGCAATTTCATTTACACCTGGCAAGGCAGTGGAGTTTAAAGCAGATGTAGAAGATTTATTGGAAAAAGTAACAGCAGAAATACCACTTGCTTTGGAATCTGATGAATGTCAAAAGGCGAAAACTTTATTATTACAAAAATTACAGGTAAAACAGAATGAGGCCCAAGCAGCGATTTCTAATCAAGCCAAAGAGTTGGGATTTGCTTTAAAAACTGCAAATAAAGCTTTGGTTACCATTCCTTTAAATGAAGAAGGTAAACCCATGGATGAAAAAGAATTTCAGGATTTGTATGAAGCTAAAAAGGAAATGATTGATGAAAACTCTAAAAAACTTAATTTATATATTTTAGAAGTATTTAAAAGTTTACGGGAGTTTGAACGTAATATTGAGAAGGAAGTAGAGCAATTAGAAAACAAAATTATTTTGGATAATATTGATCATTTTTTTCAGGAATTAATGTTGAAATATTCGCCACATGCAGAGGCTAGAGAATATTTGGAAAAGATTAAAGAAGATCTTTTGAAAAATGCTCGTGAATTTAAAGAAAGTGAAAAGCAAATTGCTCCTGATTTATTTTTTCTTCCCGAAAATAGGACTAAAAAGCTTTTGCAAAAATATCAAGTTAATGTTTTTGTGGATAATGGTAAAACTCAATGTGCACCGGTAATTGTAGAAACAAACCCTACATATTACAATCTTTTGGGTCGGGTGGAATATGAAAGCCAATTAGGTGTTTTAAAAACTGATTTCACGAAAGTTAAAGCAGGCTCAATTCATCGAGCTAATGGCGGTTATTTAATTTTACGCTGTCGCGATGTTTTGACTAGCAGTTTTTGTTGGGAAGGTTTAAAAAGGGCTTTGAAAACTGGTGAGGTACAAATCGAAAGTATTGGACATCAATTTGGGGCTATTGCTACTTCTTCGTTAAAGCCAAAGCCGATTCCCTTGGATATAAAAGTAATTTTGATCGGTAGTCACTGGGAATATCAGCTTTTATATTACCATGATGAAGATTTTCGTAAATTGTTTAAAATTATG includes:
- a CDS encoding 5-formyltetrahydrofolate cyclo-ligase, giving the protein MSKTELRQQMLNQRKKLLASDIQQKSSQINQHIKSLAAFNKATTILFFLPIKNEPNTLPLLKSVLKQKKRVLIPVVKKQTLILSQLNSLEEVWPQKYNILEPKTPFLRPTSPELVDLSLLPGLAFDLQGYRLGYGGGYFDRLLPQLRPQTLKIGLAYDFQVITKLPREKHDQPVNLIITETNIYYA
- a CDS encoding CBS domain-containing protein — encoded protein: MRLKDVMTDEVIAVEPDASVLEVALIMKKENIGSVPICEGTDVVGMITDRDIVLRVVCEKKDPEKVKCREVMTERLVVGKPQMNVETALELMGDAQVRRLPVVEEGHLVGFITLGALAVNDYFRDESGEALAEISTPNRSW
- a CDS encoding co-chaperone GroES; translation: MNIKPLGDKVVIKALDQEEKTKSGIVLPDTAKEKPQQGEVVAVGSGRVLENGQKIPLEVNVGDKVIFSKYAGTDIKIDGEEYLILSERDIHAII
- the groL gene encoding chaperonin GroEL (60 kDa chaperone family; promotes refolding of misfolded polypeptides especially under stressful conditions; forms two stacked rings of heptamers to form a barrel-shaped 14mer; ends can be capped by GroES; misfolded proteins enter the barrel where they are refolded when GroES binds) — protein: MAKEIVFSEEARKSLEKGVDVLAEAVKITLGPKGRNVVLERKFGSPTITNDGVTIAREIDLEDPYENMGAQLVKEVATKTNDVAGDGTTTATLLAQAIIREGLKNVAAGANPMFLKKGIEKAVNTVVEEIERIAKAVESKEAIAQVASVSADDPQIGNLIAEAMEIVGNDGVITVEESQGMGTTLEVVEGMQFDRGYISPYMITDTDKMEANLDDPYILITDKKIAAIQDVLPVLEKVVQAGKALLIIAEDVEGEALATLVVNKLRGTFICVAVKAPGFGDRRKAMLEDIAVLTGGQVISEDVGLKLENTTLDMLGQASKVKITKEETTIVEGKGSKQNIEGRIAQIRKQLEETTSDFDREKLQERLAKLAGGVAVIQVGAATETELKERKNRMEDALAATRAAVEEGIVAGGGVAFVESLAALEKLTAEEADELTGIKIIKKALEEPLRQIACNAGMEGSVVVEKVKTAGKKGYGFNALKGVYENMIEAGIVDPAKVTRSALQNAASIAGLLLTTECLIVDIPEEEAAGPAMPPNMGGMM
- a CDS encoding AAA family ATPase gives rise to the protein MEKYHLEAELLRKKCDCSVFTFESTADIPPLEGIIGQERGVRALEFGLKVNKPGYNIFIAGVTGTGRSSYTRSLVNDVAAVKDRPLDWCYLYNFANPDEPLAISFTPGKAVEFKADVEDLLEKVTAEIPLALESDECQKAKTLLLQKLQVKQNEAQAAISNQAKELGFALKTANKALVTIPLNEEGKPMDEKEFQDLYEAKKEMIDENSKKLNLYILEVFKSLREFERNIEKEVEQLENKIILDNIDHFFQELMLKYSPHAEAREYLEKIKEDLLKNAREFKESEKQIAPDLFFLPENRTKKLLQKYQVNVFVDNGKTQCAPVIVETNPTYYNLLGRVEYESQLGVLKTDFTKVKAGSIHRANGGYLILRCRDVLTSSFCWEGLKRALKTGEVQIESIGHQFGAIATSSLKPKPIPLDIKVILIGSHWEYQLLYYHDEDFRKLFKIMVDFDVEMDRSDPYTYKLARFISDHCETENLRHFTKEAVGHIVEYSSRLAGHQEKLSTRFNELVEIIYEADSWAKLEDCSLVTDEHVKKAIREKTYRSNKAEQKLLEMMNKGQLLIDVQQKVVGQVNGIAVLDTGNYTFGKPNKITVNTFLGRKGIINIEREVKMSGALHDKGILILSGYFGEKFGQKYPVSFSASICFEQLYSGIDGDSASSAELYALLSGLADLAVEQGIAVTGSINQKGFVQPIGGVNEKIEGFYQVCKVKGFTGRQGVIIPQQNVINLMLDEEVVQAVKEGIFHIYAVENVEQGIEILTGVEAGTINEAGFYPQDTVFGRVQQKLAQYYALVKDESIEKE